DNA sequence from the Candidatus Acidulodesulfobacterium ferriphilum genome:
GCTTTACAACCCGAAGGCCTTCATCGCTCACACGGCGTTGCTGCGTCAGGGTTTCCCCCATTGCGCAATATTCCCCACTGCTGCCTCCCGTAGGAGTCTGGACCGTGTTTCAGTTCCAGTGTGGCTGGTCATCCTCTCAGACCAGCTAACCATCTTTGTCTTGGTAGGCTATTACCCTGCCAACTAACTAATGGTCCATAGGCTCATTTATAAGTGATAGCATTGTGAAGAGGCCACCTTTGATACTTTACCATATGATAAAGTATATTATTCGGTATTAGCAATCCTTTCGAATTGTTATTCCAAACTTATAAGTAGATTACCTATGTATTACTCACCCGTTCGCCACTTTACTTATCCCTTGCGGGACTTTCACGTTCGACTTGCATGTGTTAGGCACGCCGCCAGCGTTTGTTCTGAGCCAGAATCAAACTCTCTATAACAATAAAATTGTATCGAAATTAACTTATTTTTTAATGCGTGCTGTTTAGTTCTCAAAGACCAATCTTCTATAGCAGGCTTTTTTAATACCTTAACTTGAAGTGTTTGAACAGTATATTAAAATATAAAACTCTTGTCAAGCTTTTTTTAAAGAATTTAATTTTATTTTATATATTTTTTTCTTGCCTATTTTTATTATAAATTCTTTAGTGTTTAAAGGCATCAAGGCATAATTCGAATCTAACCTGATAGGGGTTGCGTTATTATTATATTCTAAATCTATTTTAACGGCTCCCTGTTTAATAAGTCTTTTTGCCTCGCTATTAGATTCGATGACGCCGATATGAGTCAGTAAAGATATTAGATTTAAATTAACGCCTTGCGGTAGAATTTCTACATACTTTTCGATATATTCGCGATTAAGCTCTATTGTATTTATCTCATCGGGATTTATTCTTTTTTGAAATTTTTCTTCAAAATATTTCGAAGCCTTTTCGGCCAAAGATTGGCCATGATATGTTCTTACGATTTCTAATGCAAGTTTCTTTTTGGCGAGTATTGGATTCATGCCCTCATTTATTTCCTTTTTTAGAATATTTAATTCTGCATTACATATAGAACTTAAAAGTTCATAATACTTAATCATCATTTCATCGGATATCGACATAATTTTGCCAAACATCTCGTTTGGCTCATCGGATACCCCTATCTGGTTTCCAAGTGATTTGCTCATTTTATTTTTACCGTCAAGACCTTCAAGCAAAGGCATGGTCATAATAACTTGAGGATTCACATTAAAGCTCTTCATTAATTCTCTGCCGACAATAAGATTGAATTTTTGATCATTTCCTCCAATCTCGATATCCGATTTAAGAAATAATG
Encoded proteins:
- a CDS encoding tyrosine--tRNA ligase: MNSISVKHEIESQIQNQIDAIKRGCVELIKEDELYEKLLYSTVHNLPLKIKAGFDPTAPDIHLGHTVLLNKLRTFQEYGHQVFFIIGDFTAMIGDPTGKSETRKPLSGEDVLKNSKDYRNQAFKILKPEKTTILFNSWWLSNIKLDEFIKISSNYTVRRMLEKDDFEKRLSDNSPISIHEFIYPLLQGFDSLFLKSDIEIGGNDQKFNLIVGRELMKSFNVNPQVIMTMPLLEGLDGKNKMSKSLGNQIGVSDEPNEMFGKIMSISDEMMIKYYELLSSICNAELNILKKEINEGMNPILAKKKLALEIVRTYHGQSLAEKASKYFEEKFQKRINPDEINTIELNREYIEKYVEILPQGVNLNLISLLTHIGVIESNSEAKRLIKQGAVKIDLEYNNNATPIRLDSNYALMPLNTKEFIIKIGKKKIYKIKLNSLKKA